A genomic stretch from Nodosilinea sp. E11 includes:
- a CDS encoding ISAzo13-like element transposase-related protein encodes MTPFGIFLPQYNQLSLALVTSKLTADCIVDRLEDWWQQVKAQFPHIRRWVINADNGPENNSRRTQFMHRLVALAQREQITIQLAYIKSG; translated from the coding sequence GTGACCCCGTTTGGCATTTTTCTGCCCCAATACAACCAACTTTCATTGGCGTTAGTGACGTCAAAACTGACCGCAGACTGCATCGTCGACCGATTAGAGGACTGGTGGCAGCAGGTTAAAGCTCAGTTCCCCCACATTCGTCGTTGGGTGATTAACGCGGATAATGGCCCCGAAAACAACTCTCGACGGACGCAATTCATGCACCGGTTGGTGGCGCTCGCTCAACGCGAGCAGATTACCATTCAACTCGCTTATATCAAGTCCGGCTAA
- a CDS encoding serine/threonine-protein kinase has product MVEFDGSADSPFVNQILYDRYQIQALLGRKPGRQTLLAHDLKNQLPVVIKLLLFSPDFTWEDLKLFEREAETLKALNHPAIPQHLDFFEIKTEFCKGFALVQSYIEARSLQQWIQDGRRFSEAELTAIAKDLIDILEYFHRLQPPVIHRDIKPSNVLLKNRSGNSLGNVYLIDFGSAQTAAHGGTVTVVGTYGYMPPEQFGGRSLPASDLYGVGMTLIYLATGQHPADLTQNDLHVEFKHLTTLSEPFISWIEWLTNPSLAKRSASAQDARLHFLKPRQEPKVTLTVQKLFLGTTTRPSSSSISLKATQTTLQLRVPLNQILYTFPGVNDNLLFWTYLALALITFAMFFIDFLFTLFLMLLTAVLPFLPFLPILPILIVIVLKGSSPRKVLDVFLMNVRGSFNNTSANIAFQKKDRTVFVTFDRLKGGEKIVILQGELMGISAGAANRTSYRINLNFSSNDQMIIVYSTRREIEWLCNELSEWAGIQAQPWPL; this is encoded by the coding sequence ATGGTCGAGTTCGATGGCAGTGCTGACAGTCCGTTCGTCAATCAAATCTTGTACGATCGCTATCAAATTCAAGCACTGCTGGGTCGCAAGCCTGGACGGCAAACGCTTCTGGCGCACGATTTAAAAAACCAATTGCCTGTTGTCATTAAACTCTTACTGTTTAGCCCAGATTTTACCTGGGAGGATTTGAAATTATTTGAACGAGAGGCAGAAACCCTCAAAGCTCTTAATCACCCAGCAATACCCCAACACCTTGATTTTTTTGAGATTAAAACCGAGTTTTGCAAGGGTTTTGCGCTGGTACAAAGTTACATTGAGGCACGCTCACTTCAACAATGGATACAGGACGGACGCAGGTTTAGTGAAGCAGAATTAACGGCAATTGCTAAAGACTTAATAGACATCTTGGAGTACTTTCATCGACTTCAGCCGCCTGTCATTCATCGTGATATTAAACCGAGCAATGTGTTGCTCAAAAACCGTAGTGGCAATAGTCTTGGTAACGTTTATCTGATTGATTTTGGCTCGGCACAAACAGCCGCTCATGGTGGCACGGTAACAGTGGTTGGCACCTATGGTTATATGCCACCCGAACAATTTGGTGGCCGATCGTTACCCGCATCCGATTTGTATGGTGTCGGTATGACTTTAATTTATTTGGCGACAGGTCAACATCCTGCTGATTTGACTCAGAACGATTTACACGTCGAATTTAAGCATTTGACAACCCTCAGCGAGCCTTTCATCAGTTGGATTGAGTGGCTAACAAACCCAAGCCTAGCCAAAAGATCGGCATCAGCACAAGACGCAAGGCTACATTTTCTCAAGCCTCGTCAAGAGCCAAAAGTGACCTTAACCGTACAGAAACTTTTCTTAGGTACAACAACACGTCCCTCCTCCTCCTCTATTTCCCTGAAGGCAACTCAAACCACTCTTCAACTAAGAGTACCACTAAATCAAATTCTATATACCTTTCCAGGCGTGAATGACAACTTACTGTTCTGGACTTATCTAGCACTAGCCTTAATAACGTTTGCAATGTTTTTTATAGATTTTCTGTTTACTTTGTTTCTTATGTTGCTTACTGCGGTTCTTCCATTTCTTCCATTTCTTCCAATTCTCCCAATTCTTATAGTTATAGTGCTCAAAGGGTCAAGCCCAAGGAAAGTGCTTGATGTGTTCTTGATGAACGTTAGAGGTTCATTCAATAATACTAGTGCTAATATTGCATTTCAAAAAAAAGATAGGACAGTCTTTGTTACTTTCGACCGGCTAAAAGGTGGGGAAAAAATTGTAATTCTCCAAGGAGAACTAATGGGAATTTCTGCTGGCGCGGCGAACCGAACCAGCTATCGAATCAACTTGAACTTCTCATCTAATGATCAAATGATTATCGTCTACAGTACTCGTCGGGAAATTGAATGGCTCTGCAACGAGTTAAGCGAGTGGGCAGGCATTCAGGCCCAGCCTTGGCCGTTATAG
- a CDS encoding IS1634 family transposase produces the protein MGYSNVASETDSEAPQAIEICRGYSRDHRPDLKQFLVNLICTAEGGIPVWFKVGSGNETDSQTFAGLMAAFAEQWETPALMVADAAFYSEPNLQAVGSLPWLSRVPVTLKAAQTLVDSSVDSLMEMPCELEGYRLWEQRQTYGGVEQRWILVESPHRRESDDWLKPLEKEKKGLQRQLQQLCSQTFACKPDAMEALMRFQDTLTGYKLTQVALVPVAAKHPPGRPKRANPSEPATIGYQWQATLERTAEYEAQCRQRHRRFILATNVLDAQAYPAERLLREYKEQQQVERGFRFLKDPLFFTSSVFVKKPQRVEALALVMALTLLVYSLGQRQLRAQLAQAGETVLDQKKRPTSIPTFRWILQTFQAIHLVSINAGQQVSNLSEERRNIIRLMGFPACRYYLLN, from the coding sequence ATGGGCTACTCTAACGTAGCGTCAGAGACCGATTCCGAGGCCCCCCAGGCGATTGAGATTTGTCGGGGCTATTCGAGAGACCATCGCCCCGACTTGAAGCAGTTTTTGGTCAATTTGATTTGTACGGCCGAAGGTGGCATTCCGGTGTGGTTTAAGGTCGGCAGCGGTAATGAGACTGACAGTCAGACCTTTGCGGGGCTGATGGCAGCGTTTGCTGAGCAATGGGAGACGCCTGCGCTGATGGTGGCTGATGCAGCGTTTTATAGCGAACCTAACCTCCAGGCAGTAGGGAGTTTGCCGTGGTTGAGCCGGGTGCCTGTGACCCTCAAGGCTGCTCAAACCCTGGTCGATAGTAGCGTTGACTCCTTGATGGAGATGCCCTGTGAGCTGGAGGGCTATCGGCTATGGGAGCAACGGCAGACCTACGGCGGGGTGGAGCAGCGCTGGATTCTGGTGGAAAGCCCACACCGTCGTGAGTCGGACGATTGGCTAAAGCCCCTCGAAAAGGAGAAAAAGGGGCTGCAACGGCAGTTGCAACAGCTGTGCAGCCAGACCTTTGCCTGTAAGCCCGATGCCATGGAGGCGCTGATGCGCTTTCAGGACACCCTCACCGGCTACAAGCTCACTCAAGTCGCGCTGGTGCCGGTTGCCGCCAAGCACCCCCCCGGCCGGCCCAAGCGCGCTAACCCGTCAGAGCCAGCCACGATAGGGTATCAGTGGCAAGCGACCCTGGAGCGCACCGCTGAGTACGAGGCCCAGTGCCGACAGCGCCATCGTCGTTTCATCCTGGCGACCAATGTCCTGGACGCGCAGGCCTATCCTGCCGAACGGCTGCTGCGCGAGTACAAGGAGCAGCAGCAGGTCGAGCGCGGCTTTCGTTTCCTCAAAGACCCCCTCTTCTTCACCAGTAGTGTCTTTGTCAAAAAGCCCCAACGGGTCGAAGCTCTCGCCCTCGTGATGGCCTTGACTCTGCTGGTCTACAGCCTCGGTCAGCGCCAGCTCAGAGCCCAATTGGCTCAAGCGGGTGAAACGGTGCTTGACCAAAAGAAACGCCCGACGTCCATCCCAACCTTTCGCTGGATTTTGCAGACGTTCCAGGCGATTCACCTCGTTTCGATAAACGCAGGTCAGCAGGTCAGCAACCTATCTGAGGAACGACGCAACATCATCCGTCTCATGGGCTTCCCGGCCTGCCGCTACTATCTCCTAAATTAA
- a CDS encoding ISAzo13-like element transposase-related protein, which translates to MAQVVQSLGRGGAVKAERELGWNRGTVRKGLFELNHGPIEDAFAQRGRKPVEAKLPQLLSDIQAIVEPQTQADPTLTSQRLYTRLSAPEVRRQLMAQKGYSDAELPSDEVIRQRLNQLGYRLKRVAKTKPQKVIAETEAIFSEVNRVNQAADADAHTLRLSIDAKATVKVGDYDRGGKKSG; encoded by the coding sequence ATGGCGCAAGTGGTTCAATCGCTGGGTCGCGGCGGGGCCGTGAAAGCCGAACGGGAGTTGGGCTGGAATCGGGGCACGGTTCGAAAAGGCCTTTTTGAACTGAACCACGGCCCAATTGAGGATGCCTTTGCTCAGCGGGGTCGCAAGCCCGTAGAAGCTAAACTGCCCCAATTGCTGTCTGATATTCAGGCGATTGTCGAGCCTCAAACCCAAGCTGACCCAACGCTCACCAGTCAGCGGCTGTACACCCGTCTGAGTGCGCCTGAGGTGCGCCGCCAGTTGATGGCGCAAAAAGGCTATAGCGATGCTGAGCTACCGAGTGACGAAGTGATCCGCCAGCGATTAAATCAGTTGGGCTATCGCCTGAAGCGGGTTGCTAAGACCAAGCCTCAAAAGGTGATTGCTGAAACCGAGGCGATTTTTAGCGAAGTGAATCGGGTCAACCAAGCCGCCGATGCTGATGCCCACACCCTGCGGCTCTCCATTGATGCCAAAGCGACGGTCAAGGTCGGCGACTATGACCGAGGGGGGAAAAAGTCGGGTTAG